The Micavibrio sp. TMED2 genome includes a window with the following:
- a CDS encoding repressor LexA yields MLTKKQAELLKFICSRVDVDGIPPSFDEMKDAVGLKSKSGIHRLISALEERGFIRRLPHRARALEVIKRPDGSANTVAASAPASASSAASQAPVFNTPAPANDDSTAFDVPMMGRIAAGTPIEAIRQVDNHVSIPASLINANIEEVYALEVAGDSMIEAGILDGDTVLIERCTSAHNGTIVVALVEGEEVTLKRLRKNGSAIALEPANRDYETQLFSADQVQVQGRLIGLMRQY; encoded by the coding sequence ATGTTGACCAAGAAGCAGGCTGAGCTGCTGAAATTCATCTGCTCGCGCGTCGATGTCGATGGCATCCCGCCTTCCTTCGATGAAATGAAGGATGCGGTGGGCCTCAAATCCAAATCCGGTATTCACCGTCTGATCTCTGCGCTGGAGGAACGTGGCTTCATCCGTCGCCTGCCCCATCGCGCCCGTGCGCTTGAGGTTATCAAGCGCCCCGATGGCAGCGCCAATACGGTTGCCGCCTCTGCCCCGGCATCTGCCTCATCCGCCGCGTCCCAGGCCCCGGTATTCAACACCCCGGCTCCGGCCAATGATGACAGCACTGCTTTTGATGTGCCGATGATGGGTCGTATCGCCGCCGGTACGCCGATTGAGGCTATTCGGCAGGTCGACAACCATGTCAGCATCCCCGCCTCCCTGATCAACGCCAATATCGAAGAGGTCTATGCCCTCGAGGTAGCCGGTGACAGCATGATCGAGGCCGGTATTCTCGATGGCGATACCGTGCTGATCGAACGCTGCACCAGTGCCCATAACGGCACCATTGTGGTTGCCCTCGTCGAGGGTGAGGAAGTGACCCTCAAGCGGTTGCGCAAGAACGGCAGCGCCATTGCCCTTGAGCCCGCCAACCGGGATTACGAAACCCAGCTGTTCAGCGCTGATCAGGTGCAGGTACAGGGTCGCCTCATCGGCCTCATGCGCCAGTACTGA
- a CDS encoding cyclic pyranopterin monophosphate synthase MoaC → MSGQDNKLSHIGADGAARMVDVSDKQVTKRTAIAKGSVRMSADTLKLITDQKISKGNVIDTARLAGIMAAKRTGDLIPLCHPLPLQHVDLDIVPDDALPGLQVTATATITARTGVEMEALTAVSLACLTIYDMVKSADKSLVINDIRLTYKDGGKSGTYRADEA, encoded by the coding sequence GTGAGCGGACAGGACAACAAGCTTAGCCATATCGGCGCCGATGGTGCCGCTCGCATGGTCGATGTCAGCGACAAACAGGTGACCAAACGCACCGCCATTGCCAAGGGCTCTGTCCGGATGTCTGCCGACACCCTGAAGCTGATTACCGACCAGAAGATCAGCAAGGGCAATGTTATCGATACCGCCCGGCTTGCCGGCATCATGGCGGCCAAACGCACCGGCGACCTGATCCCGCTCTGCCACCCGTTGCCGCTGCAGCATGTGGATCTGGATATTGTGCCGGATGATGCCTTGCCCGGCCTGCAGGTAACGGCAACCGCCACCATTACCGCCCGGACCGGGGTGGAGATGGAGGCCCTGACGGCGGTATCGCTGGCCTGTCTCACCATCTATGACATGGTCAAATCAGCCGACAAGTCACTGGTGATAAATGATATTCGCCTGACCTATAAGGATGGCGGCAAGTCCGGCACCTATCGGGCCGATGAGGCATGA
- a CDS encoding indole-3-glycerol phosphate synthase — MATVLDEICAVKRKHVAACKEQVSLVTLEARLDQAPPVRGFARQLQDAAANDGYGLICEIKKASPSKGLIREDFDPPVLAQAYEQGGATCLSILTDEPYFQGADAYLVAARAASNRPVLRKDFMVDPYQIVQSRTLGADCILLIMAALSDAEAATMASLARSLNMDVLVEVHDGEELDRALALDTPLIGINNRNLKTLSVDVETTIRLAPAVPKDRLLVCESGLGDGGTLARMHEHGAGAFLIGESLMRQADVAAATRAFLPETTLQAAAS, encoded by the coding sequence ATGGCAACTGTTCTCGATGAAATCTGCGCCGTCAAACGCAAGCATGTGGCCGCCTGCAAGGAACAGGTGTCACTGGTCACGCTTGAAGCACGGCTCGATCAGGCACCGCCGGTACGCGGCTTTGCCCGTCAGTTGCAGGATGCGGCAGCCAATGACGGCTATGGCCTGATCTGTGAAATCAAGAAAGCATCGCCGAGCAAGGGCCTGATCCGGGAGGATTTTGACCCGCCGGTATTGGCGCAGGCCTATGAACAGGGCGGTGCCACCTGCCTGTCGATCCTGACCGATGAACCGTATTTTCAGGGTGCCGACGCCTATCTGGTCGCTGCCCGTGCTGCCTCCAATCGCCCGGTGCTGCGCAAGGACTTCATGGTCGATCCCTATCAGATCGTGCAATCCCGCACCCTCGGTGCCGACTGCATTCTGCTGATTATGGCTGCGCTCAGCGATGCGGAAGCGGCAACCATGGCGAGCCTTGCCCGCTCTCTCAACATGGATGTGCTGGTCGAAGTGCATGACGGTGAGGAACTGGACCGTGCGCTGGCACTCGACACGCCACTGATCGGTATAAACAACCGTAATCTCAAGACCTTGTCCGTCGATGTGGAGACAACCATACGTCTGGCCCCTGCCGTGCCGAAGGATCGGTTGCTGGTATGCGAAAGCGGCCTTGGCGATGGTGGCACGCTTGCCCGAATGCATGAGCATGGTGCCGGTGCCTTCCTGATCGGGGAGTCCCTGATGCGACAGGCGGATGTTGCCGCAGCCACCCGCGCCTTTCTGCCGGAAACCACCTTACAGGCCGCCGCATCGTGA